GAGTAAGGAGAACACTTCAGCTCAGCCCCTCCTCTTTTCGCACTCAGGACTCCGAGGCCTGGAGAGCCTCAGGGATTTCTCCAGAAGGCTGGAAGTCAGTCCTTCCACCAAGGGCCTATCCCTGTGTGTCTAGGAGAGACAGAGGCCTaagtggggaggggagggctagatgaggatcaaatgacccCCCCCAATCCACCTGTTCTCCTTGTAGCCTGAACTCCCTGCTCCCTGAGTCTGGGATCGTGGCCGACATTGAGCTGGAGAACGCCTTATCCCTGACCCCAGATAGCTTCTATGAGCTGAAGAGTCAGCCCCTTCATTCCAGGTACCGAGGGGCCCGCTTCTTAGGCTATGGGACCTCTGGCCCGTTCCTCCCTATTCCCCCTTCCCTGACCCCGAGCTGCCAGGGTCCAGGCTCCCCTTCTTCTGTCTGTCCCTTCCTGGGCACTGAaaaagaatgtgctgagtcatcTGTGTTCTGGGTATGATTGGGAAATCTCTGTCCCTCTTGTCCCTGTGTCTTTCTTGTTGCTCAATTGCACAGCTCCCACGGGGAGTCCCGGATCTTCATGTCTGCCTGCCACTGTGGCCTGTCAGCCTTCCGTCTTTCTCGTTTTCCTTTCTAGCCTCCCTTCCCAGGCAGCCCCAGCAGTCTCCTCACAGGGTCCAGCGTCATCATCTTTAGTTATGTCTTCGCGAATCCTCCTCCGCCAGCAGCTGATGAGAGCCCAAGCACAAGAGCAAGAGCAGCGGGAGCGTCGGGAGCGGGCAGCCTCCGGCGCGTTCTCCGGCGGCCCGGCCCCCCCAGCGTCCCCAGCCATCTCGGTGGTAGTTGGGGCTAGCCCTGGCGGCCCTTCTGGTGGGGTGGGGCTTACCCGACCAGCCTCTGCTCAGGTGCCAGTGGAGGTGCTGAAGGTGAGGAGCTCGACGTTGTGGCTGCGGGTCCACAGAAGGGAGGTCAGCTCACTGTTCGCCCCTGGGCTACCTTCGTTTCCTCCACCCGTGCCACGCGGAGAGTGGGTTAGAGCAGGCATTGTTCCGGAGAGCACTTTCAGGGGGGGGAATCCGTGAGCTTAGATGAGCAGAGTCCCCTGGACCTTTCCCCGGTTTTAACCCAGAGCAAGCACACCCTTCCCTTTTCCAGAGAAGGTTGAGAACGCCAGGCCATCTTCAGGGCCCTTTCACCTGTGACAGGCTGTGCTGGTAGAAAGCTATTTTCTGACAGTTCTGAGCCTGCTctggtggaaagaacactgagatTGCGCCCCTGGGGGAGTGCGAGCCAGTCCCGGCTGTGGCGTTTGCCAGCTTTCTAGCTCTGACCCTCGGTTCTCAACTCGAAAGCGAAGGGATGAGAGAAGAGAGCGGAGGTGATGGCCAAAGTCCCTTCCAGGTCTCAGTAGCTAATTGTAGAAAGGCATCAACCTTCTAGGGCCTGGCCTAGGCTCCCCCGGGGGCTTCTAGCATCCTGATTGTTTCCTGCCCACTCCATCCCAGGTCCAGACACACCTAGAGAACCCTACCCGCTACCACCTGCAGCAGGCCCGGCGCCAGCAGGTCAAACAATACCTGTCAACTACACTTGGCCCCAAGCTTGCTTCTCAGGCCCTGACACCACCACCTGCTGAAGGTCCTTCAGCTGAGAGGTCCCAGCCAGCTGCAGGAAGCGCCCCTAATAGCCCCATGGCCCTTCTCAACATTGGCTCCAGTTCAGAGAAGGAGGTAAGCCcccagtgtgaccctgggcagagtACCAAGCTGAAGTTAAATCTTCTCCTGCCACCTGGTCTCTTCTCTGGTTCTCAGATTGATGATGTGATTGATGAGATCATCAGCTTGGAGTCCAGTTATAATGATGAGATGCTTGGCTACCTGCCTGGAGGCCCTGGGGGACTGCAGCTCCCAAGCACAGTGAGCCTGAGATGTGCCCAGGATATGGGGAGGAGGGCTATGGGGATATTTGCTTTCAGAGCAAAAGCCCCCGCTTTCTTAGGCTAAAACGGAGTCAGATGATGACCAGGGGGAATTATCAGAGCGTGCCCTTCGGAAAATCTTCCTCTCTCCCACGGGTGGAGATTGGGACTGACTAGTCCGGTTGATGAGagcccgcccctccccccccctcccctccccccgggATGGAGCCCGGGACCCCTGTAATTTGGATTCCAATATTCCCTTCAAGGGCTCCTTCTGGAGATGGAAAGATTAGGACATCGCAGAGTTTAGCCAGAGATTTGTGGGGGTAGCTAGAGGGTGAacttggtggggggggggagacctGGTAAGTCTCATCCCTACCCCCCCCCCTGAAAAAAAGCTGCCCGTTTCTGGGAACCTGCTGGATGTGTACAGTGGCCCCAGTGCCGTGACCCCAGCTGTCCCTGTCAGCAACTCCTGCCCTGCTGAGCTGACCAGTATCAAGCAGGAGATCTCTGGTGAGCTGTTCTCCTCCCCCAGTCCTCCCTCCCCTCACAGTGGTAGAAAGTCCAGCACTCCAGGATCCATGACCCAAGTAGTGGGGACTCAAGGGCTGGGGTGTAGGGGAGCTCTGGAAACATCTGATGGAGCCTAGAACCGGGTGCCTTTTGGGAGGGGAACTCGAGGACAACGCGGGTGGGTATCAAGGCTGGCAGCGGGGGAGGTAGTGGGGAGGGTCGGCTCCCTTCCTTGACTTGGCTCCTCTCTGTCCATTCCCTGCAGAGAATGAGGCAAAGGCCCTTCTGAAGGAGCGCCAGAAGAAGGACAATCATAATCTTAGTGAGCCTTGGGGAAGACGGGGGCTAGGGATTCCTGGGGGCCGGGATTCCAGGGCTGGCTCCGTCACAGCCAGGCCACAAGGCTCTGCTTCTAACCCTTTTCCCAGTTGAACGGCGGAGACGCTTTAACATCAATGACCGGATCAAGGAGCTGGGCACCCTGATCCCCAAGTCCAGTGACCCGTGAGTCCTCCTGGGGACAGAAATGGCTCTGCGAGCCTGACTCCTTAGGGTTGGGGAAAGATTTTCTCCTCTTAATCCAGGCTATGTGTCCCAAGGCAAGGCCCTAAGCCTCCCTGGGCCAGTAGTTTTTCTGCATCCATGAAATGAGCGTGGGGACCTGACAATATCTCCTCATTTCAGAGGAGAAAACTAGGGTGCTGAAGGAGAGCAGGCGATCTGGAGGCGAGATCCGGGTTTGAATCCTCACTGCTGCCTGTGACCTTCAGCATGCTCTTCCCTTTCTTAGGGCCTGGGCCTTTTGTACAAAGAGGGTTTCCTTAGTCAATGTTTGCTGGCTCAGCTCTCCCCAGTCTCCCACTAGCTGGGCCAGGCTTCCTATGGGGCCTCCCAAAGCCTGGGAGCTGGGGGAGAGAAATGGCAGGTTCTCGGGCGGGCGGGCGCCGGTTCTTAGCCTCCTTGTTCCGTGGCCCAGGGAAATTCGATTGAATAAGGGAACTATACTCAAGGCCTCAGTGGACTATATCCGAAAACTCCAGAAGGAGCAGCAGAGGGCCAAAGATCTGGAGAGCCGACAACGGGTGCTGGAACAAGCCAACCGAAGCCTGCAGCTCAGGGTCCAGGTGGGCTGTctgcttcccttccttccccgGGGGGCTTCTGGAGATAGGGGCAAGAAAAGCCTCTGGGggcggagggggggggggaatgccaGGGTCTGAAAGATGGGAATAGACAGTGGGCGGCATAAGGGTTGGGAGCCAGAAAGATCCTCGGTTTGTGATCAAGGCCGAGTGGCCTCCCCCTCAATCCCCTTATCTGCACATTGGGGAGAATTGGGAACAAAGGAGCCTCTGTAAAGCAAAGCTCCGGCCCTAAAATGATGCTTGATGATCTGAACGCCTAGTTTATGTATCTTTAAACCCTGGttgtgggaaaatttttttttttgggggggggaagggagatggAAAAGTGGAGAAAGCGGAAGAAGCCCTTTGCAGACacttttgggggagggagagggggccCAGCTCCTCAGTTTCAGACCTTCTACCCCTTTGCAGGAGCTGGAACTCCAAGCACAGATCCATGGCCTGCCCTTGTCCCCTGCCTCCAAGGGAGATCCACTGGAATGCAGTGCCCCGCAGCCTCTGCCCCCTCCTCCTGAAGCTCTCCTGGATCTACACTTTCCTGGGGATCCCCTGGGGGAACTGGGTGAAGACCCCTTCCAGCTCGGCCTAGAGgacattctgatggaagaggacgAGGCGGCCACGGCGGCGGGACTCCTAGGTTCAGGGACGGGGCTGTCCCCGCTGCGGGCCGCCACCGACCCCTTGCTTTCCTCTGTCTCCCCGGCTCAGTCCAAGGGGAGCAGCAGCCGGCGGAGCAGTTTCAGCATGGAGGAGGAGTCCTGATGAAGCCCCGCCTTCCGACAGCCCCTTGGCGCAGACGCATACGTTCCCACCCCTCCCCTTCccacttcccccctccctttgGCTGAAAGAAGGGGCGGGGCCTGGGCGGAAAAAGGGctgcctcctccttcctcctccccctttcccccccccctccccttcgGCATCGGAGTTATAACCGTGAAAGCCCCGTGTAGATCCTGGAAACTGACAGGCTGCGGGTTggacttggggggaggggggagggggttgCGGCCCGCGGGCAACGCTTCTCATGGCAGACACAATAAAACATGGCtcaactttgttaaagagctttGAAGTCGGTCCGCTCCTTTTCGGgctggggggggagaggaagttGCTGGGGAGTGCGGCGAACCGTAGCCGGGCCGGGAAGCACTGGCAGATGTGCCAGCAGCCAGACCTTCCTCCTTCCGGTCTTTTTCCCTCAAGGCATGAAACCGGGGCGGGCATAGAGGGCGGAGCGGGGGGAGGGCTCAACGGGACTTCCGGCGTAAGGAGACGCCTGCCTTCCCAGCACCCTCTCTTCCCGCCGGGCACCACCAAAAGCCGAGTACccagggggagggagagagagacagacatcgAATCGCTCGTCTTAGTCCGGGCCGTCTCACCTGGCGACGTCCTTCCCTTTCTCACCCCGTGCCATTGGCAGCGTCCCACTTTCCTGGAGTCGTAGCTCTGCTGAGGCGGTTGCGCCTGCGCGGACGGCACCGGAGGCGGTTGGGGGGAGGGCAAGAACATGGCGCAGGCTCTTTCCGAAGAGGAGTTCCAACGGATGCAGGTGGCTGGAAGCGAGGCGCGGGGCCGGGGGAAGGCTGGGCGGGGTTGGGAGGGTATGGGCTGGAGGAAGAGCGAGGGTCTTCCTAGTAATTGTGTGGGAGGAGCCCCTAAGGGGTTGCGGGGGAGGGGAGCGGGATCGAATCCTGCTAGAGGGACGTTCTGTGGGCGGGGTTAGCGGGGCCCAGCGAGCGAGGGCCCAATCGGGGTCCGAGAAGGGCGGGCACTGCCGGACTCGGAACGGAAGGACGACCAATAGGAAGCACTGGGAGGCGGGACGCTCAGTCAGGGTCTGAGGAAGGCAGGGTCCAAGAGAGCACTGAGGAAAGGAAGAGCCAATAGGGATCCAAGGAGAGCAGTGGAGGGAGGCGGGACCCATGGGACCGGAAGGGACCGAAgagctgagcaaaaaaaaaaaaaaaaaaaggggggggggggccttTCCAATTTCGGAGGGAGACCTTCCAGAGGGAAGCCCCCAGTGGTAGGAGAATCCTTCTCTCGGTTACTGTGACCCTCAACGACTCGCTTGCTGCACcaagagttggggggggggaatctgaTGTGCTGATTTCTAAGAGATGGGGGGTGGTACTGAAGAAAAGGGGGACTCCTGCCCTGCCCCACTAGGCCCAGCTCCTGGAGCTTCGGACCCAGAACTACCAGCTGTCAGACGAGCTGAGGAAGAATGGTGTTGGTAAGGCTGCAGGGGAAAGGGGGGCTGGGGGCGGGGTGCTAAATGGAGGCCTTCCCTGGTGATCACTGAGATGAGCTGCtgtgagggggggggggaagctctTGATGCCTCAGTCGTCAAACGGATGGAAGACCAACAGCAGCCCGTCAGCCATGGAACTCCCGCCCCTGTTTTTCTGTCCTCAGAGATCACCTCCCTCCGGCAGAGAATCACCTTCCTGGACAAGGAGTTTGCCCGAGCCCAGAAGGTGTTCAGGATGATCCCTGTGTCTCATGGACTATCCACTACTTGGGAGTCTCCCTGCCTTTCTGCCTGTCTCAAGTTGTTCCCTCAGCTGTACCTCcttgccttccccccccccccccccccccccccccccccccccgtgcccCTCAAAGTCCCTCTTTCAAGTTGTTCTCCCCATTGGAGTAGTTTTTCTCTgagcctccctctctcccctctccccccccccccatggctcTGCCCTGGCTATTTTCTCTATCcatctccacccccccccccaagtttttGCTTTATCTGCCATTCCCTTAGGCTGTTTCCTTCCCCTGTTCTTATTGGCGATGTCTCCTGTAACCAGTTCTTCTCTCGTTCTCATCTCACAGGCTCTGAGCAAGAGCAAGAAAGCCCAGGTGAGGAGGACTGGAAGGGGCAGGAATTGGGGACCCCTTAGACAAAGGTGACTTCAGAACATGTTCGTTATCCGTTCTTGCCCGGAGGAGAAACCTGGGTCTTCGCATTCAATATGTTAACATTGGTCCAGGCTCCAGCCTCTCTAGGCTTTCACTTTCCCTTATTGGTCAATAAAGTagaagagggggagggggttTAGACAAGGTCCATCCCTAAACACCCTTCTGGTTTGGAGGTGCTGGACTCCTCCCAGGCTCTCCCTCCTCCTGGATGGGAggctttacacacacacacacactcatgaaAGTCCCTGTAACATTCAAAGGAAACGGTCACTTTTTGAGGAGCTGATGGGAGAAGCTAAAGGCTGTCCTAGGCGTCAATGGCAGTGGCTCACAGAAGGGACTTTAGTGACTGCATCCCTTAGGTCTCAGAGAGGGATATCTCCGTGGCCGGCTGGCTGTCTTCCCCTCATGccatctctctttccctgtccctcctccctcctctcgccatttcctttctccccatTTCCTCTCTGCCCCCTGGTGTCGGCTGCCCGGTCTTTCCCGGGTTTCACATCTACGTGTGCGCACGCCTGTGCATCCCAGGAAGTTGAAGTTCTGCTCAACGAGAAACCAGATGCTGCAGGGCAAACTCCACAGTCAGGAAGATGACTTTCGGCTGCAAAACAGCACGCTCCTGCAAGAGCTCAGTAAGGTCCGGACTCCCCGGCGCGAAGGGGGAGCCCAGAGGGGCTGCTGATGCTCCAGCCTGGCTTCCGCGCCAGGCAGAGAAGGGGGGTTCTGACGGGGCCCCTTTCCCCTTCAGCTCTGCGCACAGATCGAGCAGTTGGAGCAGGAGAATCGGCAGCTGAAGGAAGGCTCTTTGGGTCCGGGGCCTCCCAGCACGGCCAGCGGCCCTGTGGATGGGGAGCTTCTGCGCCTGCAGGCGGAGAACACAGCCCTCCAGAGGAATGTCACAGGTAGTAGTCCAGCGTCCCAGTAGGTGGGAGTAGGAGGGGGCCTGGGGTCTCTTGAGGAGGTGACAAGACCTCAGCCTTCCCCTTGTGCCCAGCCCTGCAGGAACGCTATGAGAAAGAGCAGATGGGTTCTCCAGCCCCGCCAGAGGCTGCTGGAAAGGAGGATGTGGGCGGATGTGGAGACCACGCGGGAGGCCCAGTCGTGCCCCCTCCGTTGGCAGAGGCCGAGCTGAAGTGGgaagtagagaaggaagagaagaggctACTCCAGGAGCGTTTGCAGGGGCTCGAGGTAGGCCACGGGGGCTTGGGGGCGGGCGCGGATTTCCTTAGCGCCAGTGCCTCAGGGAGGTCAGGTCACTGGCTATACCCCATACATTTGCCGGGGTCTGCCTACGTCTACAGAGCTCGAAACAGGCAGAGACGGCCAAGCTGCAGGAGGAGGTAGCCAAGGTGGGACTTTGCCCGGCACCTTGATGACAGGAGGCTGCAGCTGCTGTCCAACAccacctcctccccccctccctcaggcctcagtttccctggcacTTCATCACCTCCTTCCTCGCCCActgcccctttcccttttctagcGCCCAACCACTCAGGCTCTGTTGTACTGTCTCCGCCCGGCTCCTTTGGGCTTTAGTGAGTCTCGGTCCCCCCTCCCTGaatccccccctcctccccaccccgcTCTGTGGTAGCTCTCGTCGCTCCTTTGCCGATCGAGAGGCTATCGGGTGGCAGGTGTCTGTGGTAGCCCCTCCCCGGCCTAGTCCCGACCCAGGTTGCCACCCCTCTCATCTTCCTGTCACGCTCCTCCATTCCCTCGTTGTGTCCCGGGGCCAGAGGCCCGGCGCCCTGGGTTCCCATGGCCTTTCTATCTCACAGCTGTCGGAAAAGCTGAAGAAGAAACAGGAGAGGTACATGGGGACCTCTTGCAAGCCAGGGCTTCGGGGTGGGATTCAGGGGGAGGGTCCTGGATCTGCCCAGCCCATGTCCCTTCTTCCCTTGCTTAGCTTCTTCCGCCTGCAGACAGAGAAGGAGGCTTTGTACAACGACAGCAGGTACAGgacatggggggaggggggggtgaGACCTGGGGGAGC
This is a stretch of genomic DNA from Sminthopsis crassicaudata isolate SCR6 chromosome X, ASM4859323v1, whole genome shotgun sequence. It encodes these proteins:
- the TFE3 gene encoding transcription factor E3 isoform X4, with the protein product MSSRILLRQQLMRAQAQEQEQRERRERAASGAFSGGPAPPASPAISVVVGASPGGPSGGVGLTRPASAQVPVEVLKVQTHLENPTRYHLQQARRQQVKQYLSTTLGPKLASQALTPPPAEGPSAERSQPAAGSAPNSPMALLNIGSSSEKEVSPQCDPGQSTKLKLNLLLPPGLFSGSQIDDVIDEIISLESSYNDEMLGYLPGGPGGLQLPSTLPVSGNLLDVYSGPSAVTPAVPVSNSCPAELTSIKQEISENEAKALLKERQKKDNHNLIERRRRFNINDRIKELGTLIPKSSDPEIRLNKGTILKASVDYIRKLQKEQQRAKDLESRQRVLEQANRSLQLRVQELELQAQIHGLPLSPASKGDPLECSAPQPLPPPPEALLDLHFPGDPLGELGEDPFQLGLEDILMEEDEAATAAGLLGSGTGLSPLRAATDPLLSSVSPAQSKGSSSRRSSFSMEEES
- the TFE3 gene encoding transcription factor E3 isoform X2 produces the protein MSTSSSMSVSMSVSGAEPGRDSAEPASAGPGARGTAGAPAVFVLLEERRPGGPSGSGGGGGGGGNGSGSSGSLLSLNSLLPESGIVADIELENALSLTPDSFYELKSQPLHSSLPSQAAPAVSSQGPASSSLVMSSRILLRQQLMRAQAQEQEQRERRERAASGAFSGGPAPPASPAISVVVGASPGGPSGGVGLTRPASAQVPVEVLKVQTHLENPTRYHLQQARRQQVKQYLSTTLGPKLASQALTPPPAEGPSAERSQPAAGSAPNSPMALLNIGSSSEKEIDDVIDEIISLESSYNDEMLGYLPGGPGGLQLPSTLPVSGNLLDVYSGPSAVTPAVPVSNSCPAELTSIKQEISENEAKALLKERQKKDNHNLIERRRRFNINDRIKELGTLIPKSSDPEIRLNKGTILKASVDYIRKLQKEQQRAKDLESRQRVLEQANRSLQLRVQELELQAQIHGLPLSPASKGDPLECSAPQPLPPPPEALLDLHFPGDPLGELGEDPFQLGLEDILMEEDEAATAAGLLGSGTGLSPLRAATDPLLSSVSPAQSKGSSSRRSSFSMEEES
- the TFE3 gene encoding transcription factor E3 isoform X1 is translated as MSTSSSMSVSMSVSGAEPGRDSAEPASAGPGARGTAGAPAVFVLLEERRPGGPSGSGGGGGGGGNGSGSSGSLLSLNSLLPESGIVADIELENALSLTPDSFYELKSQPLHSSLPSQAAPAVSSQGPASSSLVMSSRILLRQQLMRAQAQEQEQRERRERAASGAFSGGPAPPASPAISVVVGASPGGPSGGVGLTRPASAQVPVEVLKVQTHLENPTRYHLQQARRQQVKQYLSTTLGPKLASQALTPPPAEGPSAERSQPAAGSAPNSPMALLNIGSSSEKEVSPQCDPGQSTKLKLNLLLPPGLFSGSQIDDVIDEIISLESSYNDEMLGYLPGGPGGLQLPSTLPVSGNLLDVYSGPSAVTPAVPVSNSCPAELTSIKQEISENEAKALLKERQKKDNHNLIERRRRFNINDRIKELGTLIPKSSDPEIRLNKGTILKASVDYIRKLQKEQQRAKDLESRQRVLEQANRSLQLRVQELELQAQIHGLPLSPASKGDPLECSAPQPLPPPPEALLDLHFPGDPLGELGEDPFQLGLEDILMEEDEAATAAGLLGSGTGLSPLRAATDPLLSSVSPAQSKGSSSRRSSFSMEEES
- the TFE3 gene encoding transcription factor E3 isoform X3, whose product is MSTSSSMSVSMSVSGAEPGRDSAEPASAGPGARGTAGAPAVFVLLEERRPGGPSGSGGGGGGGGNGSGSSGSLLSLPSQAAPAVSSQGPASSSLVMSSRILLRQQLMRAQAQEQEQRERRERAASGAFSGGPAPPASPAISVVVGASPGGPSGGVGLTRPASAQVPVEVLKVQTHLENPTRYHLQQARRQQVKQYLSTTLGPKLASQALTPPPAEGPSAERSQPAAGSAPNSPMALLNIGSSSEKEVSPQCDPGQSTKLKLNLLLPPGLFSGSQIDDVIDEIISLESSYNDEMLGYLPGGPGGLQLPSTLPVSGNLLDVYSGPSAVTPAVPVSNSCPAELTSIKQEISENEAKALLKERQKKDNHNLIERRRRFNINDRIKELGTLIPKSSDPEIRLNKGTILKASVDYIRKLQKEQQRAKDLESRQRVLEQANRSLQLRVQELELQAQIHGLPLSPASKGDPLECSAPQPLPPPPEALLDLHFPGDPLGELGEDPFQLGLEDILMEEDEAATAAGLLGSGTGLSPLRAATDPLLSSVSPAQSKGSSSRRSSFSMEEES